In one window of Reinekea forsetii DNA:
- a CDS encoding carbohydrate ABC transporter permease, translating to MNKFYHALKTAFLLGWSIFVVFPFLWALTTSFKDANAVTSGATYIPWVDFEPSTQGWTSLFTTGSQGINIVGPFIDSAAVTLIASLVSLALGTLAAYGLSRFEYRLGFVKNADITFFFISQRIMPPIVLAIPFFLMLKELGALDTIFGLVLVYIALLLPIAVWVMTDFFAGIPKELDEMAMTDGCSPIGAFFRVVLPNSVPGLVVAGMFCLIFGWNDFFFAFTLTFTETQLLPVSIVSLNSSVTPWWSLSAFALISVAPLACVAVIVERYMSRGTMSGAIR from the coding sequence ATGAACAAGTTCTATCATGCTCTCAAAACTGCTTTTCTGCTCGGTTGGTCGATCTTTGTGGTGTTTCCCTTTCTGTGGGCGCTGACCACCTCGTTTAAAGATGCCAACGCTGTTACCAGCGGCGCGACCTATATCCCCTGGGTCGATTTCGAACCCTCAACCCAGGGTTGGACCTCGCTCTTTACCACGGGATCGCAGGGTATCAACATAGTCGGCCCCTTTATCGATTCGGCGGCGGTGACGCTCATCGCCAGTCTGGTCAGTTTGGCGCTCGGCACATTGGCGGCCTACGGCTTGTCGCGTTTTGAGTATCGCTTGGGTTTCGTCAAAAATGCCGATATCACCTTCTTCTTTATCTCGCAGCGTATTATGCCACCCATCGTATTGGCGATTCCGTTCTTCCTGATGTTGAAAGAACTGGGTGCGTTGGATACCATTTTCGGACTGGTGTTGGTCTATATCGCCTTGCTGTTACCTATCGCGGTTTGGGTGATGACCGACTTCTTCGCCGGTATCCCGAAAGAACTGGACGAAATGGCCATGACCGATGGCTGCAGCCCGATCGGTGCGTTTTTTCGAGTGGTGCTGCCGAACTCGGTGCCAGGGCTCGTCGTGGCGGGAATGTTCTGTTTGATCTTTGGCTGGAATGACTTCTTCTTTGCCTTTACGCTCACGTTCACTGAAACGCAGCTGCTGCCGGTTTCAATCGTATCCCTTAATTCCTCTGTGACACCTTGGTGGTCGCTGTCAGCCTTCGCGCTGATTTCCGTCGCGCCCTTGGCGTGTGTTGCAGTCATCGTCGAGCGCTATATGTCGCGCGGCACAATGTCGGGGGCCATCCGGTAG
- a CDS encoding carbohydrate ABC transporter permease translates to MLSSKHFFLLPALLTLVAIILFPLLFTVRVSFSSWDVFQSGLDFIGGKNYGRVFADERFWQSLGRLSLLSVISVSLQYTLGFALALAVWKQVRGGRFLRVLFLIPMMTTPVVMSVIWRTVFHESLGPVNDILGMFGIGAVPWLSSATGAFISVLIVEVWQWTPFMFLLLLAGLVSLPREPYLAAAIDGAGTWRTFWQVTFPLMAPITIGALIIRLIEASKIMDTVYVLTSGGPGTATETSSYYIYIRGLRDFQIGYSAALSLVYLVIMIISLTVIAKLLMRTLVGKDG, encoded by the coding sequence ATGCTATCTTCAAAACATTTCTTTTTGCTTCCAGCCCTTTTAACGCTGGTGGCCATTATTTTGTTCCCTCTGTTGTTTACCGTACGCGTGAGTTTTTCCAGCTGGGATGTGTTCCAGTCGGGCTTGGACTTCATTGGCGGCAAAAACTACGGTCGGGTGTTCGCGGATGAACGATTTTGGCAGAGCCTGGGGCGTTTGTCATTGTTGTCCGTAATTTCGGTTTCACTGCAATATACCCTTGGTTTCGCGCTGGCCCTTGCTGTTTGGAAGCAGGTTCGCGGCGGACGTTTTTTACGGGTCTTATTTTTAATCCCGATGATGACTACACCAGTAGTTATGTCGGTTATCTGGCGAACTGTGTTCCATGAAAGCTTGGGACCGGTCAATGATATTTTAGGCATGTTTGGTATAGGTGCGGTACCGTGGCTTTCGAGTGCGACCGGGGCCTTTATCAGCGTATTAATTGTCGAAGTATGGCAATGGACGCCGTTTATGTTCTTGCTGTTGCTGGCCGGCTTGGTGTCATTACCCCGCGAGCCTTACTTGGCGGCCGCGATTGACGGCGCCGGCACATGGCGAACCTTTTGGCAGGTTACGTTTCCGCTTATGGCACCGATCACCATTGGTGCGTTAATTATCCGCCTGATTGAAGCCTCAAAAATCATGGACACGGTCTATGTCCTGACGTCGGGTGGGCCGGGAACGGCAACTGAAACCTCGTCTTATTATATCTACATCCGCGGTTTACGCGACTTTCAAATTGGCTACTCCGCGGCGTTATCGTTGGTCTATCTGGTGATTATGATTATCAGCCTCACCGTGATCGCGAAGCTCTTGATGCGCACGCTGGTCGGAAAGGACGGATAA
- a CDS encoding ABC transporter substrate-binding protein: MKKFIKSASVLALAASATLPALAQDYSSFGIEKDLPGTCSYAATDAKDYSGRSLNIITHAIPVIGEPTALHAEQFAELTGAEVNVVHVPFGDLFQRIMIPFQSDQNAYDVMFYPSLWIGDFSRFLAPVPDAYINSTGMMDVTPSFTGVATWNDEMIQYPMDGDRHYLKVRTDIFDNADVQAKYLADTGSELVIPETWEDYNKVAAYFNDRDWDGDGELNYGSAEVAKRDDLMFSAFISRVAPYAKHPDVEGGFFFDLETMEPLINTPGFVRGLELFIDAQASFPPGGKNFGLGDEIFSFGGGQTLMSYSWDDAYIQANQADSRIRNKVAAAPLPGASEVWNRDTGKWDTFSTPNRAPYMTWGWSSAVSTLSKEQEMGFDFLCFFSNEANAEHDMQIGRFGVNPYRNSHFDVDYWKGQGWEDKTAQTYVTTLSEMEESKNRVFDLRVPGVSQFMSSMANGVAEAMAGQKTAQEALDDVAKEWAEITDRIGKDRLRDAYANVVKLEDNEG, from the coding sequence ATGAAGAAGTTTATAAAATCTGCGTCCGTCCTGGCGCTTGCGGCGTCGGCTACGCTGCCGGCATTGGCACAGGATTACTCATCCTTCGGCATTGAAAAAGACCTGCCGGGCACCTGTAGCTATGCAGCTACCGACGCCAAGGACTATTCTGGACGTTCGTTAAACATCATTACCCATGCTATCCCGGTAATCGGTGAGCCTACTGCATTGCACGCAGAGCAGTTTGCTGAACTGACGGGTGCAGAAGTGAATGTTGTTCACGTACCCTTTGGCGATCTGTTTCAACGTATTATGATCCCGTTCCAAAGCGACCAAAACGCCTATGACGTTATGTTCTACCCATCGCTATGGATTGGTGACTTCAGCCGTTTCTTGGCCCCGGTGCCAGACGCCTATATTAATTCCACGGGCATGATGGATGTCACACCAAGCTTCACCGGTGTTGCAACCTGGAACGATGAGATGATTCAGTATCCAATGGATGGCGATCGTCATTATCTGAAGGTCCGTACTGATATCTTCGACAACGCCGACGTGCAGGCCAAGTACCTGGCCGATACCGGGAGCGAACTTGTTATTCCTGAGACTTGGGAAGACTACAACAAGGTTGCCGCCTATTTCAACGATCGCGATTGGGACGGTGATGGCGAGCTGAACTATGGTTCTGCCGAGGTTGCTAAGCGTGACGATCTGATGTTCTCGGCCTTTATTAGCCGGGTCGCACCTTATGCCAAGCATCCAGATGTCGAGGGTGGTTTTTTCTTCGATCTGGAAACCATGGAACCCTTGATCAACACCCCGGGATTCGTGCGCGGTCTTGAGCTCTTTATCGATGCCCAAGCGAGCTTCCCACCCGGTGGCAAGAACTTCGGTTTAGGCGATGAGATCTTCTCATTTGGTGGCGGTCAGACATTGATGAGCTACAGCTGGGATGATGCTTATATCCAGGCTAACCAAGCCGATAGCCGAATCCGCAACAAGGTTGCCGCTGCGCCGCTTCCAGGTGCCTCTGAAGTTTGGAACCGTGATACGGGCAAATGGGATACCTTCTCTACGCCCAACCGCGCGCCCTACATGACATGGGGCTGGTCTTCAGCCGTCTCTACCCTGTCTAAAGAGCAAGAGATGGGATTTGATTTCTTGTGCTTCTTCTCCAATGAAGCCAATGCCGAGCATGATATGCAGATTGGTCGTTTCGGTGTGAACCCATACCGTAATAGCCACTTCGATGTCGATTACTGGAAAGGCCAAGGCTGGGAAGATAAGACGGCTCAGACCTATGTCACCACGTTGTCTGAGATGGAAGAAAGCAAGAACCGCGTTTTTGACCTCCGGGTTCCAGGCGTAAGTCAGTTCATGTCCTCCATGGCAAACGGCGTTGCCGAAGCAATGGCTGGCCAGAAAACGGCTCAAGAAGCGCTAGACGATGTAGCGAAAGAATGGGCCGAAATTACCGACCGGATTGGCAAAGATCGGTTGCGTGATGCATATGCCAACGTTGTTAAGTTAGAAGACAACGAAGGCTGA
- a CDS encoding NAD(P)-dependent alcohol dehydrogenase — MKAQVLHKYDDDLTASSWVDYIDVPDPIITKGSDVIIRIGGAGVCRTDLHVIEGIWRPHMDPTGNELLPFILGHENAGWIEDVGPEVVGLKKGDPVIVHPKISNGTCLACRRGEDMHGEGTFPGLDSNGGYAEALVTSERNIIKLPKSLLPKEVAPYSDAGLTAYRAAKKATRHLLPGQYCVVIGAGGLGHIAIQVLRAMCAAEIIVVDTSAASLELAGKCGADHLVRADGGEVDAVLSLTKGHGAEAVLDFVGENGTTRKGLEMTRAAGSYYVVGYGENIQVPTVDLVISEKNIIGNLVGTWAELTELMELANRGLVDLTTKEYALSDANTALRDLHQGKIHGRAVLIP, encoded by the coding sequence ATGAAGGCACAAGTTTTACATAAGTACGATGACGACCTCACAGCTTCGTCTTGGGTCGACTATATAGATGTTCCAGATCCGATTATCACCAAGGGTTCGGATGTCATCATTCGGATCGGTGGCGCTGGCGTTTGCCGAACCGATTTACACGTAATTGAAGGTATTTGGCGGCCCCACATGGACCCAACGGGTAATGAGCTTTTGCCATTCATCTTAGGTCATGAAAATGCCGGTTGGATTGAAGACGTTGGCCCAGAGGTCGTCGGTCTCAAGAAGGGTGATCCCGTCATTGTTCATCCTAAGATTTCAAACGGTACCTGCCTAGCGTGCCGTCGTGGCGAAGATATGCACGGTGAGGGCACCTTCCCAGGGCTCGATTCCAACGGTGGTTACGCAGAAGCATTGGTAACCTCAGAGCGCAACATCATCAAGCTGCCAAAATCATTACTGCCGAAGGAAGTTGCACCTTACTCCGATGCCGGCCTGACAGCCTATCGCGCGGCCAAGAAAGCAACGCGTCATCTGCTGCCGGGTCAATATTGTGTGGTCATCGGCGCGGGCGGTCTGGGCCATATTGCCATCCAAGTATTGCGCGCGATGTGTGCTGCCGAAATTATCGTCGTGGATACCTCTGCCGCTTCTTTGGAACTGGCCGGTAAATGTGGTGCCGATCACCTAGTGCGAGCCGACGGTGGCGAAGTAGATGCCGTTCTGTCGCTGACCAAAGGTCACGGCGCCGAAGCAGTATTGGATTTTGTCGGTGAGAACGGTACAACTCGCAAGGGTCTTGAAATGACTCGTGCAGCCGGTAGCTACTATGTCGTTGGTTATGGCGAAAATATTCAGGTGCCGACAGTTGATTTAGTGATTTCAGAAAAGAACATCATCGGCAACCTAGTCGGTACTTGGGCCGAGCTGACCGAATTGATGGAGCTGGCTAACCGTGGGTTGGTCGATTTAACGACCAAAGAATATGCCCTCAGCGATGCCAACACCGCGTTACGCGATTTACATCAAGGTAAGATCCATGGTCGCGCGGTATTGATACCGTAA
- a CDS encoding sigma-54-dependent Fis family transcriptional regulator, whose translation METAFEKARNALELRGKFAYGAVPEPIADSWRRCIRLGLDPVSKPEECVVSYSDLFQRREKLDLVLRLVRPELELLSAQIAGSNFLVAFADHDGVVLDHILDEEFRTSVCGKSILPGSIWSEDIRGTNALGLALHTGTSCNVTGREHYFAREGSISCLSAPIFDSKGQLIGLLDASSEVAARQHHTLALVNLAAQNVENRLFVDDHRGDYIIQFHPRQEYLQTQNVGMIAFNQEGQITGANRRSSELLTGIILTSTPTYQDVFKGQFRILIDRIGKGEVVQIRDWLQAGYFARLRLTHSANSKLSKTQIFLPADPIYRLHKTTEESTTGRIFTDEALRHNLRLGKKSAQQGMPVMIFGGPGTGKNSIAEEIHEQLHPDENFVLVDCATVNLDSVETQLIAQMKSNSVDGALKQDKIDLKQGGTLYLDRVDLLPADMVPSLNTLLNRLLHRRNPLLAQGEWVILSSTQADDGEQYPQGPLGDLCKRLAGFSLYLPKLRNRSDFRLLCCAMLATISPQHSLSSNAVEALKEIAAINNLSDLDWSVRTLAIQHHEGVIRTEGVTRILGQRQLDVAACSSCTGHMVKEVKCLEIRKVMRECNGNVALASRQLGVSRNTVYAHAIG comes from the coding sequence TTGGAAACTGCATTCGAAAAAGCTCGCAACGCATTGGAGCTGCGCGGAAAATTCGCTTACGGCGCCGTGCCCGAGCCGATTGCAGACAGTTGGCGCCGTTGTATTCGACTCGGCCTGGACCCAGTGAGCAAGCCTGAGGAGTGCGTCGTATCCTACTCAGATTTATTCCAGCGCCGAGAAAAACTCGATCTAGTGTTGCGCCTGGTCAGGCCCGAACTGGAGCTGCTCAGCGCACAGATTGCCGGATCCAATTTTTTGGTGGCCTTTGCCGACCACGATGGCGTAGTGCTGGATCATATTCTTGACGAAGAATTCCGCACCTCGGTCTGCGGTAAGAGCATTCTTCCGGGTTCGATTTGGAGTGAAGATATACGCGGCACCAACGCCCTTGGATTGGCACTGCATACCGGCACGTCGTGCAATGTTACCGGTCGGGAGCATTATTTTGCGCGTGAGGGCAGCATTTCCTGTCTGTCAGCACCTATCTTTGATAGCAAAGGCCAGCTCATTGGCTTGCTCGATGCCTCATCTGAGGTCGCCGCACGCCAACATCACACCCTGGCGCTGGTCAATCTCGCCGCACAAAATGTCGAAAATCGGCTCTTTGTCGACGATCATCGTGGTGATTACATTATCCAATTTCATCCCCGCCAAGAGTATTTGCAAACCCAGAACGTGGGCATGATCGCCTTTAATCAAGAAGGTCAAATTACCGGCGCTAATCGCCGCTCGAGTGAGTTATTGACCGGCATTATATTGACGAGCACACCCACTTATCAGGATGTCTTTAAGGGTCAATTTCGGATACTGATTGATCGCATCGGCAAAGGCGAAGTCGTACAAATCCGGGACTGGTTGCAGGCGGGATACTTTGCCCGACTCAGGCTAACGCACTCTGCCAACAGCAAGCTGTCTAAGACCCAGATTTTTTTGCCGGCCGATCCAATCTATCGGCTGCACAAGACGACTGAAGAGTCGACCACGGGGCGAATTTTCACCGATGAGGCATTGCGTCACAACCTGAGGTTGGGTAAGAAATCGGCCCAGCAGGGCATGCCGGTGATGATCTTTGGTGGCCCAGGAACCGGCAAGAATTCGATCGCCGAAGAGATTCACGAGCAGTTACATCCGGACGAAAATTTTGTCCTAGTCGACTGTGCCACGGTAAATTTAGACTCAGTTGAGACACAACTTATCGCGCAAATGAAATCGAATTCTGTGGATGGCGCCCTAAAGCAAGACAAGATAGATTTAAAGCAAGGCGGTACGCTCTATCTCGATCGGGTCGATCTTCTGCCGGCAGACATGGTGCCGAGCCTAAACACCCTGCTCAACCGCTTACTGCATCGGCGCAATCCCTTGTTGGCCCAGGGTGAGTGGGTCATCCTCAGCAGCACACAGGCCGATGACGGCGAACAATATCCTCAAGGGCCCCTTGGCGATCTGTGCAAACGCTTAGCAGGCTTCTCGCTGTACTTACCCAAACTGCGCAACCGGTCTGATTTCCGGCTCTTGTGTTGCGCTATGCTGGCAACAATCTCACCGCAGCACTCGCTCTCCAGCAACGCCGTAGAAGCGCTAAAGGAGATTGCCGCAATCAATAACCTGTCCGATTTGGATTGGAGCGTGCGTACCCTGGCAATCCAACATCATGAGGGCGTTATCCGCACCGAAGGGGTAACTCGGATTCTAGGCCAGCGCCAACTCGATGTGGCGGCCTGCTCAAGCTGCACAGGCCATATGGTCAAGGAAGTTAAGTGCCTCGAAATTCGTAAAGTGATGCGTGAATGCAACGGCAATGTTGCCCTGGCATCGCGTCAGCTGGGGGTCTCCCGTAATACTGTCTATGCTCACGCGATAGGCTAG
- a CDS encoding helix-turn-helix domain-containing protein yields MDSLSKRFGRRVKEVRCSLNITQEQLADMADIDRGHMGHIERGTKCPSLNKVEQIAKALNVQEHMLMRD; encoded by the coding sequence ATGGACTCATTGAGTAAGAGATTTGGCCGGCGGGTCAAAGAAGTGCGTTGCTCTTTAAACATCACCCAAGAGCAGCTCGCGGATATGGCGGACATTGACCGTGGCCACATGGGACATATTGAACGCGGCACTAAATGCCCTTCCCTAAATAAAGTCGAACAGATTGCAAAAGCCTTGAACGTGCAAGAACACATGTTAATGCGTGACTGA
- a CDS encoding LysR substrate-binding domain-containing protein, translated as MKRLPPFKALQAFESAGRTGSFQAAAQELFVTPSAISHQVKALEAFLGLELFERRVRKVTLSMAGERYLAAISQAFMHIESATGQLARHAGGELKLAVAPTFLDRWLLPRFNDFTNRHPEIELDIHSSIGVIDFNQSDIDMAVYFGDGEWGGVSCTHLRPSFLVPVCAPELLEQERIMVPADLLKLRLLQVKKRPEHWPSWFALSQTGFHPALGIISFSNGMITANAATEGLGVALTDPSLVSAEIERGELMIPIDLVMQLPKSFYLVSQKNRPLSHPMMVFQTWIIERMERDLTEHKGLKL; from the coding sequence ATCAAACGTTTACCGCCCTTCAAGGCTCTGCAGGCATTCGAATCGGCCGGTCGGACCGGCAGCTTTCAGGCCGCGGCCCAAGAGCTGTTTGTTACGCCCTCGGCCATTAGCCATCAGGTCAAGGCCCTGGAAGCCTTTCTCGGTTTGGAATTGTTTGAACGTAGGGTGCGTAAGGTGACCCTGAGTATGGCCGGTGAGCGCTATTTGGCGGCGATCAGCCAAGCCTTTATGCACATTGAATCGGCCACCGGACAGCTCGCTCGGCATGCTGGTGGCGAACTCAAGTTGGCGGTGGCACCGACCTTTCTCGATCGTTGGCTCTTGCCCCGTTTCAATGACTTCACCAATAGGCACCCTGAAATCGAACTGGATATTCACAGCTCTATCGGCGTGATCGACTTCAACCAGTCCGATATCGATATGGCCGTCTACTTTGGTGATGGGGAATGGGGTGGGGTCAGTTGCACCCACTTGCGGCCGTCCTTCTTGGTGCCGGTCTGTGCCCCGGAGCTGTTAGAGCAAGAGCGCATTATGGTGCCAGCCGACTTGCTCAAGCTGCGCCTGCTGCAGGTCAAGAAACGGCCTGAGCATTGGCCGAGCTGGTTTGCCCTATCGCAAACCGGCTTCCATCCGGCGCTCGGCATTATCAGTTTTTCCAATGGCATGATAACCGCGAATGCGGCAACCGAAGGCCTCGGGGTCGCCCTAACCGATCCGAGTTTGGTGTCGGCGGAGATAGAACGGGGCGAACTGATGATTCCAATTGATCTGGTTATGCAGCTGCCGAAGTCCTTTTATCTGGTCTCACAAAAAAACCGCCCACTCAGTCATCCCATGATGGTATTTCAGACCTGGATTATCGAGCGCATGGAGCGCGATTTGACTGAGCATAAGGGTTTAAAGCTTTGA
- a CDS encoding putative 2OG-Fe(II) oxygenase, producing MDFEFETVSDTPDVEPVELWQSQCFITQNPYHDLLKDALRKLIYADAASGPSAIKSEVGVLAKGNLQESELDFLARDNDDIQTLNVLFTDLLNTVASEVNHGFWPEDAQADAQITESWYHITQNGGFHDAHSHPNCSWCGIYYLDVGATNFAQRNGINRFYDPRINADHYLDAGSQYLNGTGVWDLEPVDGQIVIFPSYLKHSALPYFGQPDRLVIAFNAQVGLI from the coding sequence ATGGATTTTGAATTCGAAACCGTTTCCGATACACCGGATGTTGAACCGGTTGAACTGTGGCAGAGCCAATGTTTTATCACCCAAAATCCCTATCATGACCTGCTAAAGGATGCCCTGCGCAAACTTATCTACGCCGATGCCGCCTCCGGCCCCAGCGCGATTAAGAGTGAGGTCGGGGTCCTCGCCAAGGGCAACTTGCAAGAGAGTGAACTGGACTTCTTGGCTCGTGACAATGATGACATCCAGACCTTGAATGTCCTGTTCACCGATTTACTCAATACCGTCGCCAGCGAGGTCAATCACGGCTTTTGGCCCGAGGACGCCCAAGCGGATGCTCAGATTACCGAAAGCTGGTATCACATTACGCAGAACGGCGGTTTCCATGACGCCCACAGTCACCCGAACTGCTCCTGGTGCGGTATCTATTACCTGGATGTCGGCGCGACTAACTTTGCGCAACGCAATGGCATCAACCGCTTTTACGATCCGCGTATCAACGCCGACCATTATCTCGATGCCGGCAGCCAATACCTCAACGGCACCGGGGTGTGGGACCTGGAACCGGTAGACGGCCAGATTGTAATCTTCCCATCCTATTTGAAACATTCGGCCCTGCCCTATTTTGGCCAACCGGATCGCCTGGTCATTGCCTTCAACGCTCAGGTTGGTCTGATTTAA
- a CDS encoding alpha-amylase family protein → MNLPAAAHTGKLVVYQVFTRLFGNQNSTNKPWGTLAENGVGKFADFDDRALAAIRAYGVSHLWYTGVLHHAQLTRYPDISDDHPSVVKGRAGSPYAIKDYYNVNPDLATDPRHRLAEFAALVARTHAHGMQVIIDIVPNHLARAYRSTSAPAGTCDFGVDDNASLEYHRDNNFYYVPGQDFSPPDHPAQGQWLADAYAAAGRCAFQESPAKWTGDGARLAKPRWNDWFETVKVNYGIRPDGSTDFPLLPEHYRNLPVVEHVRFWADKSVPNSWTKFRAIALYWLDQGVDGFRFDMAEMVPVEFWSYMNSAIKVRNPNATLLAEVYQPGRYRDYIQLGKMDYLYDKVDLYDCLKNIVRGQESTARLDAVQQQLQDIEPHLLRFLENHDEQRIASPEFAGSGAKGWPAMVVTTLLGQGPTMLYFGQAQGEPAAADLGFGRASRTTIFDYAGVPAHQAWLNGGRCDGGGLSQTQRLLDSAYQRLLSFSACSASLRGAFIPLHQANLNETGGYDHQCYSFARCHLSDWLLVFVNFAASPRRCQLQLPKAVCAQLPQIAAGRTLSEKINADGLQRRLERTDHGDLQLLIDCPAYSAQVFQLTA, encoded by the coding sequence ATGAATCTTCCAGCGGCCGCGCATACGGGTAAACTTGTCGTCTATCAGGTGTTTACGCGTCTGTTTGGCAATCAGAACAGCACCAACAAGCCATGGGGCACCCTGGCCGAAAACGGGGTCGGTAAGTTCGCCGACTTCGATGACCGCGCCCTCGCTGCCATTAGGGCCTATGGTGTGAGCCACCTGTGGTACACCGGCGTGCTGCATCACGCGCAGTTGACGCGCTACCCGGACATCTCCGATGACCACCCGTCGGTGGTCAAGGGCCGAGCCGGCTCCCCCTATGCGATAAAGGACTATTATAATGTAAACCCCGATTTGGCCACCGACCCGCGCCATCGCTTGGCCGAATTTGCCGCCCTGGTGGCCCGCACGCACGCCCATGGCATGCAGGTGATTATCGACATAGTGCCCAATCACCTGGCGCGAGCCTATCGCAGCACCAGCGCACCCGCCGGCACATGCGACTTTGGCGTGGATGACAATGCCAGTTTGGAATACCATCGCGATAATAACTTTTACTATGTCCCCGGCCAAGACTTCAGTCCGCCAGACCATCCGGCCCAGGGTCAATGGTTGGCCGACGCCTATGCCGCTGCAGGTCGCTGCGCGTTTCAGGAGTCCCCGGCCAAATGGACCGGCGATGGCGCCCGCCTGGCCAAACCCCGTTGGAATGACTGGTTTGAAACCGTCAAGGTTAACTATGGCATACGGCCCGATGGCAGTACCGATTTCCCGCTCTTGCCCGAGCATTACCGCAACCTGCCGGTGGTCGAGCACGTTAGATTCTGGGCCGATAAATCGGTACCCAACAGCTGGACCAAGTTTCGAGCCATTGCCCTTTATTGGCTCGATCAGGGCGTCGATGGCTTCCGCTTCGATATGGCGGAGATGGTCCCGGTTGAGTTCTGGAGCTATATGAATTCGGCGATCAAGGTTCGTAATCCCAACGCCACCCTCTTGGCCGAAGTCTATCAACCGGGCCGCTATCGAGACTATATTCAGCTCGGCAAGATGGACTATCTATACGACAAGGTCGACCTGTACGACTGCTTGAAAAACATTGTCCGTGGCCAGGAAAGTACTGCACGGCTCGATGCTGTGCAGCAGCAATTGCAGGATATAGAGCCCCATTTGCTGCGTTTTCTGGAAAATCACGATGAGCAACGGATCGCCTCGCCGGAATTTGCCGGCTCCGGGGCAAAGGGCTGGCCGGCCATGGTGGTCACCACCTTGCTCGGTCAAGGCCCGACCATGCTCTACTTTGGTCAGGCCCAGGGCGAGCCGGCGGCGGCAGATCTGGGTTTTGGCCGGGCCAGCCGCACCACTATTTTCGACTATGCCGGGGTTCCCGCGCATCAGGCCTGGCTCAATGGCGGGCGCTGTGACGGCGGTGGTTTAAGCCAGACGCAACGCCTGCTCGATAGTGCCTACCAGCGCCTGCTGAGCTTTTCTGCCTGCAGCGCCAGCCTCCGGGGTGCCTTTATCCCATTACACCAGGCGAATTTAAACGAGACCGGCGGCTACGATCATCAATGTTACAGCTTTGCCCGCTGCCATCTAAGTGACTGGCTTCTGGTGTTCGTTAACTTTGCCGCCAGTCCACGGCGCTGCCAGCTGCAGCTGCCCAAGGCGGTCTGTGCGCAATTACCGCAGATTGCCGCAGGTCGGACCCTCAGCGAGAAAATCAATGCCGATGGGTTACAGCGACGCTTGGAGCGAACCGATCACGGCGATCTGCAACTGTTGATCGATTGCCCCGCCTACAGCGCCCAAGTCTTTCAGCTGACGGCCTGA
- a CDS encoding fused DSP-PTPase phosphatase/NAD kinase-like protein, translated as MNPLRKKYRARRDQWRASLHRPQSRIALHLDRHLVDHAYLRALYANFHSLDGQAYRSSQPSPRFVRKLAQQGFKAIVNLRGANSSAAFAMEAEACALTGVTLINTQLNSRRLPSVEEINRLADIFAQVDTPFVIHCKSGADRAGLASALYLLIVQQASAAEAKQQLSLKYFHLAHSKTGILGYFLDCYGQFNAQQPTPFMDWVNHHYQPERLYSGFTPSGLSSWLVDKVLHRE; from the coding sequence ATGAATCCTTTGCGCAAGAAGTATCGTGCTCGACGCGATCAGTGGCGTGCTAGCCTGCATCGACCCCAATCCCGTATCGCTTTGCATTTAGATCGACATCTGGTTGATCACGCATACTTGCGGGCGCTCTACGCGAACTTTCACAGCCTCGATGGCCAGGCCTATCGCAGCAGCCAACCCTCGCCGCGCTTTGTGCGTAAGCTTGCCCAGCAAGGCTTCAAGGCCATCGTTAATCTGCGTGGCGCCAATAGCTCGGCCGCCTTTGCCATGGAAGCCGAAGCCTGCGCCCTAACCGGTGTGACCCTGATCAACACCCAGTTAAACTCGCGCCGTCTACCCAGCGTGGAGGAGATTAATCGCTTGGCGGATATCTTCGCCCAGGTCGACACACCCTTTGTGATCCACTGTAAATCCGGTGCCGACCGCGCTGGACTGGCCTCAGCGCTCTATCTGCTGATTGTGCAACAGGCCAGTGCCGCGGAAGCAAAGCAGCAGTTGAGTCTTAAATATTTCCATTTAGCTCATTCTAAAACGGGCATCCTCGGCTATTTCCTCGATTGCTATGGCCAGTTTAACGCTCAACAGCCCACGCCCTTTATGGACTGGGTCAACCATCATTACCAACCGGAGCGGTTATACTCGGGCTTCACCCCGAGTGGCTTGTCCAGCTGGCTTGTCGATAAGGTTTTGCACCGTGAGTGA